From a single Rosa rugosa chromosome 7, drRosRugo1.1, whole genome shotgun sequence genomic region:
- the LOC133719791 gene encoding chaperone protein dnaJ C76, chloroplastic, with protein MERLSMCGCVVPFRKAVKTVNHRHNFNFTVKNSRTGEDAPLSSSSSAYSILGVHPTCSAAELKAAFRAKVKQFHPDVNRNAKGSDTMIRRVIQAYEMLSNFSRSEIIEGECLDPFDNPECEAFDVFVNEALCAGKGCPYSCVQRAPHAFTYASTGTARVTSQGHGEDYQVQLAVGQCPRSCIHYVTPSQRIVLEELLDSILSQPYDSSAEADLLYSLIVKARFENNRYQKPKKQPKASTQHVDWF; from the exons ATGGAACGTTTATCAATGTGCGGTTGTGTTGTTCCATTTCGAAAAGCCGTTAAAACCGTTAACCACCGCCACAACTTCAACTTCACGGTGAAGAATAGCCGCACCGGAGAGGATGCTCCCCTCTCCAGTTCTTCCTCTGCTTACTCTATTCTTGGCGTCCACCCAACTTGCTCGGCCGCCGAGCTCAAAGCCGCTTTCCGAGCCAAA GTGAAGCAGTTTCATCCTGATGTTAATAGGAATGCAAAAGGTTCTGATACCATGATCCGCCGTGTCATTCAGGCCTATGAG ATGCTATCCAATTTCAGCCGGTCGGAGATCATCGAAGG GGAATGTTTAGATCCTTTTGATAATCCAGAATGTGAAGCGTTTGATGTTTTTGTTAATGAGGCTCTTTGTGCTGGAAAAG GTTGTCCATACTCATGTGTACAAAGAGCTCCTCATGCCTTCACTTATGCTTCAACCGGGACTGCAAGAGTGACTTCTCAAG GACATGGAGAAGATTACCAAGTGCAGCTTGCAGTTGGTCAGTGCCCAAGAAGTTGCATTCATTATGTTACACCTTCTCAGAGGATTGTTTTGGAGGAGCTTCTTGACAG CATCTTGAGCCAACCTTATGATAGTTCAGCCGAGGCAGATCTGCTATACTCTCTTATAGTTAAAGCCAGGTTTGAGAACAATCGATATCAAAAGCCAAAGAAGCAACCCAAAGCTTCAACACAACATGTAGATTGGTTTTGA
- the LOC133722692 gene encoding aspartic proteinase CDR1-like: protein MAAFCDLHKNNYTRAVIAILLFHLIYCPVIAAANIDNNYGGFSAHLIRINFKNPPLHRPRHHKSGRRLIGPDTPQATLQTDPDKQDGHLMKLSVGTPAFDIYLAIDTGSTLLWTHCQPCQTCKETKHGMFDPKKSSTYKDVPCSAGECKILGQFEQDDGYCKDPKDTCRYYFEYLDTTFSTGVMAKETVTLNTTSGKAVTLKDILIGCAQEQKGATYTDDEMGIIGLGGGNLSFVSQIAPYAGGKKFSHCFVPRDADPNIESKINFGKGSEVVGEGVVSTPLLESRGDAYMIEVEGITIGNDFVPFNSTGTTMLEMRIDSGTPKTYIPQDFFHRVATQFMKTFDTLDSKLDSFISDDEKYDESHLCIEGTTIPKEPKVAINFKGGQKLQFTGEQIFFPNKDLNLTCFGMSNTTSQDLTGDHYGIYGGNIQRNFLIGFDLDKNVVSFKPTNCITNGGGAD from the coding sequence ATGGCTGCCTTTTGCGATTTACACAAGAATAATTATACTAGAGCAGTAATTGCTATTCTTTTATTTCATCTTATATATTGTCCTGTTATAGCAGCAGCCAATATCGACAATAATTATGGTGGCTTCAGTGCGCATCTTATTCgaataaatttcaaaaatcCACCATTGCACAGACCCAGACACCACAAATCTGGTCGACGTTTGATAGGTCCAGACACGCCACAAGCTACACTACAAACTGATCCAGATAAACAAGATGGACATCTTATGAAGCTCTCCGTAGGAACCCCGGCCTTCGATATCTATTTAGCAATTGATACAGGCAGCACTCTATTATGGACACATTGCCAGCCATGTCAAACTTGCAAAGAGACGAAACATGGCATGTTTGACCCGAAAAAATCCTCAACTTATAAGGATGTTCCTTGTTCTGCTGGTGAGTGCAAAATTCTCGGCCAGTTCGAACAAGATGATGGCTATTGCAAAGATCCTAAAGACACTTGCAGGTATTATTTCGAGTATTTAGATACGACATTCTCTACAGGTGTAATGGCTAAAGAAACAGTTACCTTAAATACCACATCAGGTAAGGCTGTAACCCTAAAAGATATTCTTATTGGGTGTGCGCAAGAGCAGAAAGGTGCTACTTACACGGACGATGAAATGGGAATAATTGGGCTTGGAGGAGGGAACTTGTCATTTGTTTCTCAAATTGCTCCCTATGCTGGAGGCAAAAAATTCTCTCATTGTTTCGTGCCTAGGGATGCTGATCCCAATATCGAAAGCAAGATCAATTTCGGAAAAGGGAGTGAAGTTGTGGGTGAAGGGGTGGTGTCCACACCATTGCTCGAATCACGCGGGGATGCTTATATGATCGAAGTAGAAGGAATTACTAttggaaatgattttgttcCGTTTAACTCAACAGGGACGACAATGCTTGAAATGAGGATCGACTCTGGCACACCGAAAACATATATACCTCAAGATTTTTTTCACCGGGTGGCAACTCAGTTCATGAAGACATTTGATACACTTGATTCGAAATTGGATTCTTTCATTTCAGATGACGAGAAATATGATGAAAGTCACCTTTGCATCGAGGGTACGACGATTCCAAAAGAACCGAAAGTGGCTATTAATTTCAAGGGTGGTCAAAAATTGCAGTTCACGGGGGAACAAATATTTTTTCCAAACAAAGATTTAAACTTAACCTGCTTTGGAATGTCGAACACCACTTCACAGGACCTCACTGGTGACCACTATGGTATTTATGGAGGCAATATTCAGAGAAATTTCTTGATTGGTTTTGACCTAGATAAAAATGTGGTCTCCTTCAAGCCAACTAATTGCATAACCAATGGTGGTGGTGCTGATTAA
- the LOC133719787 gene encoding putative receptor-like protein kinase At3g47110, which translates to MAYNLNYCITEMVLCFFFIVLVLPSKSAFLCEDSSDCNTLLKFKEELTSDPEGHLQTWNEANPFCNWTGITCHQRLQNRVIGLELIDMGLQGRISPFISNLSLLTNLSLQSNRFHGQIPSSLGILKDLAFLNLSSNKLEGSIPGSLHGCQSLKVIDLTYNNLSGVLPKELGWVKNLTYLALSVNSLSGVLPASLLNLTELTQLELAVNYFTGKIPPELGALRKLEILYLHTNYLEGSIPAVIGNCTALREITLIENMLNGEIPSDLFAKLKNMQKMYMSRNKLSGSIPVTLSNLSQLILFDVSLNNLEGQVPAGLGKLENLENFYLHSNNLGGGSGNSSLSFLTALTNCSYLQKLHLGSCLFTGNLPSSIGDLSKDLYYLNLFDNHITGSIPDSLGNLSGLVTLYLSYNSLEGKTPSSLGKLSNLQRLYLGNNRIIGPMPDDLGMMSNLGVLEFGNNSIGGPIPPSLGNLSQLRYLYLSRNRLSGKFPIELTQCSLIMLLDLSFNNLQGSVPVQIDRFSNLALSLNLSNNNFEGQLPASIGKLVFVQAIDLSGNQFSGSIPTLMGSCISLAYLNMSNNIFEGTIPESLKLITQLEVLDLSLNRLNGSIPIWIAKAQMIKNLNLSYNRLSGEVPDTGRIKSFNRSSFLGNVGLCGGSALLGRPPCEVQKQRSKIKKSILYSLVAAVALVCVLVAVFVYCFFFFRKRDSKPEHREHGMLRVMGSPSHRGSRTFTQRELEIATGEFNEAHLLGRGTFGTVYKAIVDDGDTIMAVKVLHGDSIQSYKSFKRECQIMSEIKHRNLVRMVGYTWNTQFKALILEYVGNGNLAEHLYPGGLEEGACELTLWERLSIAIDVANGLEYLQEGCPVQILHCDLKPENVLIDNDMVAHVADFGIGKLISADKSNELHVSTTHFLRGSIGYIPPEYGQGNEVSTKGDIYSFGVMVLELITRKRPTSNMFPDEVDLRNWVHSSYPDHVLDVVDSALKEIKSTEGALQELERCCIQMLDVGLMCTEDTPQERPSMSFVVQKLTQCLKSSKFM; encoded by the exons ATGGCTTACAATCTGAACTATTGTATTACAGAAATGGTACTATGTTTTTTCTTCATTGTTCTTGTTCTGCCATCTAAGTCTGCATTTCTTTGTGAAGATTCCAGTGATTGCAACACTCTGCTCAAATTCAAGGAGGAGCTAACAAGTGATCCCGAAGGTCATCTTCAAACTTGGAACGAAGCCAATCCCTTCTGCAACTGGACTGGAATTACATGCCACCAACGTCTCCAAAACCGGGTTATAGGCCTTGAACTGATAGATATGGGCTTGCAAGGAAGGATATCACCATTCATATCCAACCTCTCTCTTCTTACCAACCTGTCTTTACAAAGCAATAGGTTCCATGGACAAATTCCATCTTCCTTGGGAATACTTAAAGATTTGGCATTTCTGAATTTGAGCTCAAACAAGCTTGAAGGTAGCATTCCAGGTTCATTACATGGTTGCCAAAGCTTGAAAGTCATAGACTTGACTTACAACAATCTATCTGGTGTTCTTCCTAAAGAACTCGGCTGGGTGAAGAATCTAACATACTTGGCTCTCTCCGTAAACAGTCTCAGCGGAGTGCTTCCAGCCTCACTTTTAAACTTGACGGAATTGACACAACTAGAACTGGCTGTCAACTATTTTACTGGAAAGATCCCACCAGAGCTTGGAGCATTAAGAAAGCTAGAGATTCTGTATCTCCATACAAACTACCTCGAAGGCTCAATACCTGCAGTAATTGGTAACTGCACTGCTTTACGCGAAATCACTCTGATTGAGAATATGTTAAATGGAGAAATCCCTTCAGATTTGTTTGCTAAACTCAAGAATATGCAGAAAATGTACATGTCAAGAAACAAGCTTTCTGGGAGTATTCCAGTGACCCTCTCCAATCTTTCACAGCTGATACTGTTTGATGTTAGTTTGAATAATTTAGAGGGGCAAGTTCCTGCAGGATTGGGCAAGCTAGAGAACCTTGAGAATTTCTACTTACATTCCAACAACTTGGGTGGCGGCTCTGGTAATTCTTCTCTCAGTTTCTTAACGGCTCTAACTAACTGTTCATATCTGCAAAAACTACATTTGGGTTCGTGTTTGTTCACTGGAAATCTACCATCTTCAATAGGTGACCTTTCAAAAGACCTCTATTACTTGAATCTTTTTGATAACCACATTACAGGAAGTATACCAGATAGTCTCGGAAACTTAAGCGGCCTGGTAACCTTGTACTTGTCATACAACAGTTTGGAAGGAAAAACTCCATCTTCTCTTGGCAAGCTTTCGAATTTGCAGAGGTTATACTTGGGGAACAACAGAATTATTGGGCCAATGCCAGATGACTTAGGGATGATGTCTAACCTTGGTGTACTAGAATTTGGCAACAATTCGATTGGTGGGCCAATTCCGCCTTCACTTGGTAATCTCTCACAGCTGAGATATCTTTACCTGTCTAGAAATCGCCTATCAGGAAAGTTTCCAATTGAGCTTACTCAATGTTCTCTTATCATGCTGCTTGATCTATCCTTCAACAACTTACAAGGCTCTGTTCCTGTACAGATTGACCGTTTTTCCAATTTAGCTCTCTCTCTTAATCTTTCGAACAATAACTTCGAAGGACAGTTGCCTGCAAGCATTGGAAAGCTGGTATTTGTACAGGCAATTGACTTGTCTGGCAACCAGTTTTCTGGGTCCATACCTACATTGATGGGAAGCTGCATATCTTTGGCGTATCTAAAcatgtccaacaacatatttgagGGGACTATTCCAGAGTCGTTGAAGTTGATCACTCAACTTGAAGTTTTGGACTTGTCACTTAATCGATTAAATGGCAGTATTCCAATCTGGATTGCTAAAGCACAGATGATCAAGAATCTCAATTTATCTTATAACAGGTTATCAGGAGAAGTTCCAGACACTGGGAGGATAAAATCTTTCAATAGAAGCTCATTCTTGGGGAATGTGGGGTTGTGTGGTGGTTCTGCACTACTTGGTCGTCCGCCATGCGAAGTTCAAAAGCAAAGATCTAAGATAAAAAAATCGATACTTTACTCTTTGGTTGCAGCAGTTGCATTAGTCTGTGTGCTGGTTGCTGTCTTCGTttattgtttcttcttcttcagaaaacGGGATTCAAAACCAGAACACCGTGAACACGGAATGCTAAGAGTAATGGGATCCCCAAGCCATCGTGGAAGTCGAACTTTCACCCAAAGGGAACTTGAAATTGCAACAGGTGAGTTCAATGAAGCTCATCTCCTGGGTAGAGGGACCTTCGGAACAGTCTATAAAGCAATTGTTGATGACGGGGATACTATTATGGCAGTGAAGGTTCTACATGGTGACAGTATTCAGAGTTACAAAAGCTTTAAGAGGGAATGCCAAATCATGTCCGAAATTAAGCACCGGAATCTTGTAAGGATGGTAGGATATACCTGGAACACACAGTTCAAGGCTCTTATTCTTGAATATGTAGGAAATGGTAACTTGGCAGAGCATCTCTATCCTGGTGGACTAGAGGAAGGAGCATGTGAATTAACATTGTGGGAAAGATTGTCTATAGCTATAGATGTTGCCAATGGCTTGGAGTATCTTCAAGAAGGTTGTCCAGTCCAAATTCTACATTGTGATTTAAAACCAGAGAACGTGCTTATTGACAATGATATGGTGGCTCACGTGGcagattttgggattggaaagcTCATATCAGCTGACAAATCCAATGAATTGCATGTTAGCACAACGCATTTTCTACGAGGATCGATTGGTTACATTCCCCCAG AATATGGGCAAGGAAATGAGGTATCAACTAAAGGAGATATCTATAGCTTTGGTGTGATGGTGCTCGAGTTGATAACAAGAAAAAGACCAACAAGCAATATGTTTCCAGATGAGGTTGATCTAAGGAACTGGGTACATTCTTCGTACCCAGACCATGTTTTGGATGTCGTTGACAGTGCACTGAAGGAGATAAAAAGTACAGAGGGTGCTTTGCAAGAGCTTGAGAGATGCTGCATTCAAATGCTTGATGTAGGGTTGATGTGCACAGAAGATACTCCGCAAGAAAGACCCTCCATGTCTTTTGTTGTGCAGAAATTGACACAGTGTCTCAAAAGCTCCAAGTTCATGTGA
- the LOC133719788 gene encoding pentatricopeptide repeat-containing protein At3g05340: MKSKWVFPSSPSWASSLFSLLKTRVYQNPISETSALVLNHADVSLLLSFCGKNRHFQLGSSLHASIIKNPEFFEPEIRNVLVMWNSLLSMYWKCGQERDAVKVFEEMPVRDTVSWNTMISGFLRNGECEIGSGYFKRMRESGFYRFDKATLTCIIAGFDGVECCYLNKMMHGLVVLNGFERETEVGNALITSYCKCGCFGSARRVFDEMFERNVITWTAMISGLAQNGFYVESLKVFAEMRSGVVEPNAMTFLGSLMACSGLQAIRAGRQIHGLVWKLGVQSDLCIESSLMDMYSKCGSVEDAWRIFESTEELDEVSMTVILVGFAQNGFETDAIQIFVKMMKAGIEIDPDMVSAVLGVFGVDTSLGLGKQLHSLIVKKNFGYNSFVTNGLINMYSKCGELEDSAKVFTRMPQRNSVSWNSMIAAFARHGDGSKALQLYEKMQMEGVQPTDITFLSLLHACSHVGLIERGMEFLNSMKEEHGMSPRPEHYACIVDMLGRAGLLTEAKNFIKELPENPGVLVWQALLGACSIHGNSDIGKYAADQLVLAAPQSPAPYVLLANIYSSEGRWKDRAKTIKGMKEMGVAKETGISWIEIEKKVQSFVVGDKMHPQAEIIYRVLAELLRLMKDEGYVPDERFLLYYLDQDEKR; this comes from the coding sequence ATGAAATCCAAATGGGTCTTTCCCTCCTCCCCCTCTTGGGCTTCTTCTCTATTCTCTCTTCTCAAAACCAGGGTTTACCAAAATCCCATTTCAGAAACCTCGGCATTGGTCCTCAACCATGCCGATGTAAGCctgcttctttctttttgtggGAAAAATCGTCACTTTCAATTGGGTTCTTCCCTCCACGCCTCTATCATTAAGAACCCTGAATTTTTCGAACCCGAGATTCGCAATGTCCTTGTAATGTGGAACTCTCTGCTCTCCATGTACTGGAAATGTGGTCAAGAAAGGGATGCAGTTAAGGTGTTCGAGGAAATGCCTGTGAGAGATACGGTTTCGTGGAATACTATGATATCAGGGTTTTTGAGAAATGGGGAGTGTGAGATTGGTTCTGGGTACTTCAAGCGAATGCGGGAGTCGGGTTTTTATCGATTTGATAAAGCTACTTTGACTTGCATTATAGCGGGTTTTGATGGGGTGGAGTGTTGTTACCTGAACAAGATGATGCATGGTTTGGTGGTTTTGAATGGGTTTGAGAGGGAAACTGAAGTGGGGAATGCTTTGATAACATCGTATTGTAAATGTGGGTGTTTTGGCTCAGCAAGACGGGTTTTCGATGAGATGTTTGAGAGGAATGTGATTACATGGACAGCGATGATTTCGGGCCTTGCACAGAATGGTTTCTATGTTGAGAGCTTGAAGGTGTTTGCGGAGATGCGGAGTGGTGTGGTGGAACCGAATGCTATGACGTTTTTGGGCTCACTCATGGCGTGTTCTGGATTGCAGGCGATAAGGGCGGGGCGTCAAATTCATGGACTTGTatggaaattgggagttcaatCAGACCTGTGCATTGAGAGTTCATTGATGGACATGTACTCAAAATGTGGTAGTGTGGAAGATGCATGGAGAATTTTTGAGTCCACCGAAGAACTTGATGAGGTTTCCATGACTGTTATCCTTGTGGGATTTGCACAAAATGGGTTTGAGACTGATGCTATCCAGATTTTTGTGAAAATGATGAAGGCAGGGATTGAAATTGACCCAGACATGGTTTCAGCAGTTCTTGGGGTATTTGGTGTTGATACTTCTTTAGGCCTGGGAAAGCAACTCCACTCTTTAATTGTCAAAAAGAATTTTGGTTATAACTCTTTTGTTACAAATGGGCTTATAAATATGTATTCCAAGTGTGGAGAGCTGGAGGATTCGGCTAAAGTGTTCACTCGAATGCCTCAAAGGAACTCGGTTTCATGGAATTCAATGATTGCAGCTTTTGCCCGTCACGGAGATGGCTCCAAAGCATTACAATTGTATGAAAAGATGCAAATGGAAGGCGTACAACCAACAGACATTACATTTCTGTCTCTACTTCATGCTTGTAGCCATGTTGGGTTGATCGAAAGGGGCATGGAGTTTCTGAACTCTATGAAAGAAGAACATGGGATGAGTCCGAGGCCAGAACACTATGCCTGTATTGTTGACATGTTAGGTCGGGCAGGACTTCTAACTGAGGCTAAAAATTTCATTAAAGAACTGCCTGAGAATCCTGGTGTACTTGTTTGGCAAGCATTGCTTGGTGCTTGTAGCATTCATGGTAATTCTGACATCGGTAAATATGCTGCAGATCAGTTGGTTTTGGCAGCACCGCAGAGTCCCGCACCATATGTTTTGCTTGCCAATATATATTCTTCTGAAGGAAGGTGGAAAGACAGAGCAAAGACTATTAAGGGGATGAAGGAGATGGGGGTGGCAAAAGAAACGGGTATTAGttggattgaaattgaaaagaaagttCAGAgctttgttgttggtgataaAATGCATCCACAAGCAGAGATCATTTATAGGGTTTTGGCAGAATTGCTTAGACTTATGAAAGATGAAGGATATGTACCGGATGAGAGGTTTTTACTTTATTACTTAGATCAAGATGAAAAGAGATGA